GGGGAGGCCGGTGGGCCCGAAATCAAGGCAGGAAGTGCCGAGGGAGAGGTCTTTTTAGCTCATCTGGAACGGGTTCTCCTTGATCTGGCCAAAATGATCGTTCGCGATGGTGAAGGGGGGACCAAGCTGGTGCGGGTAAGGGTTGTCGGCGCTGTCGATGAGGACTCCGCCCGGACGGCGGCGCGTTCGGTTGCCACATCGTCCTTGGTGAAGACCGCTTTTTTCGGCGAAGATGCCAACTGGGGGCGCATCATTGCCGCGGTCGGGTACTCCGGGATCGATGTCGACCCGAATCGGATCGATATCGATTTCAATGCCGTTGCCGTGACCAGGAACGGTCTGTCGACCGGCCCAGCGCTGGAGGCGGAAGCGAGTGAGGTTCTCAAGCTTGATGAGTTCACCGTTACCATTGATCTGCATCAAGGGGCTGCCGAATTCAGTTACTATACGTCCGATCTGACCTATGATTATGTCAAGATCAATGCCGATTATCGGAGCTGATGGACCTGCTGTCAAATCCTGCCGCATTGATTGATCAGACCCTGTTGCTGCCGACCGCGACCGCCGGGCAGATCGAAGCTCTTTGTGAAGAGGCTGTCGAATACGGGTTTGCGACAGTCTGCATCCCCCCGGTATTTGTCCCTCTTGCCGCCGATCGTCTGTATGGTTCAACCGTCGGGGTCTGTTCCGTGGTTGGTTTTCCGTGTGGCTATAACAGTTCGCGGCAAAAGGTTCAGGAAGCCGCCGATCTGGTTGCGGCCGGAGCTGTCGAAGTCGACATGGTGATTGCCCTCGGACCGTTGCTGGAGGGCAGCCTGGCACAGGTCGAAGAAGAGATAGCCCAAGTAGTGCTGGCGGCCCGAGAGGGACGGGTCAAGGTGATTCTGGAATGCTGTTACCTGACCGATCCGTTGATTATGCGGGCGACGGAGGCGGCCGTTCGCGGCGGAGCTGCTTTTGTCAAGACGTCGACCGGTTTCGGTCCGGCCGGGGCTGTTGTTGCTGACGTGCAGGCTATGGTGACCGCCGCCGCCGGCCGGATCAAAGTCAAAGCCGCCGGAGGAATCCGCACATTTGATCAGTATCTGCAGTTCGTTGCTGCCGGTGCTGAGCGGATCGGGACCAGTGCCGGGACATCCATTGTCAAGGAATGGCTGGCGCGCTGTGTTTAAAAGGATTCTGCTCATTGTACTTGACGGAGTCGGAGTCGGCGCTTTGCCTGATGCTGCGACTTATGGTGATCAGGGGGCTGCGACCCTGCAGCATGTGGCTGAGGCGAGCGGGGGAGTGTGTTTGCCCAATCTGGAGCGTTTGGGGCTGGCCAATATTGTCCCGGTCAAAGGTTTGCAGCCGGTCGACGCCCCTGCAGGCTGCTGGGGGAAAATGGCTCAGAAAAGTGCCGGCAAGGATTCCGTGACCGGGCATTGGGAGCTCGGAGGTGTTGTTCTTGAACAACCTTTTTCCGTGTTTCCAGAAGGTTTCCCGCCAGAGATTATCAGTGCTTTCAGCCGTATTGCCGGCCGTCCTCCGTTAGGCAACGTAGCTGCCAGTGGTACCGAGATCCTGCGTGACCTTGGTGAAGAGCACTTGGCTACTGGGCGGCCGATTGTTTATACCAGCAGCGATTCGGTATTTCAGATCGCTGCTCATGAAGATATTATTTCCCCCGCGACCCTTTATGATCTGTGTCGGCAGATGACATCGGTCTTGAAACCGTATAATGTCTGTCGCGTAATTGCCCGCCCCTTTACCGGATCATGTTCAGACAACTTCCAACGGACTTGTGGTCGCCATGATTTCCCTCGCAAACCAGACCGGCCGACTCTGCTGCAATTATTGCAGAGCCATGGCGTTTATACCTGCGGTATCGGTAAAATTCGCGATTTGTTTGCCGGGGAAGGACTGACCGAAGCGCTGACAACCCGGCACAACGCAGATGGTATGGAACAAACCATTGCAGCGTTGGCTAAAATAAATCAGGGCCTGGTCATGACCAATCTGGTAGATTTTGATATGCTGTATGGGCATCGGCTGGATGCTGACGGATTTGCCGATGCTCTTGAAGAATTCGACGGTTGGCTCCCGAAGTTGTATCGCTCCATGCAGGAGGATGATCTGGTTATTATTACTGCCGATCACGGCTGTGATCCGACCTTTCCTGGAACCGACCACACCCGGGAGTATGTTCCTCTTTTGGCTTGGAGTCCGTCCCAGGTTCGGCCTGGCCCGCTAGGTGTCCGCACGACCTTCGCTGATGTCGGTGCGACCATAGCGCAAAATTTCACCATAGAATTCGAGCAGGGCACCAGCTTCTGCTCTGAACTGTTGAGGTAAACAGACCTTTGCTGCTTGAGACCGGAATAAGGAGGTCAAAAATGTTAAAGCACGTCTTCTTGCTGTCAATCTTTCTCTGCTGCCTGAGTACTCCGGTTTTAGCGGCCGGTTTGCAGGTCGCCGATGCCGCCATTACCACGGCTATTGAAAATCAGATGCCGGTGGACAGGATTGAAACATTTCCCGCTGATTATGGAAAACTTTTTTGTTTTACGCGGATAACCGGTGCCGAAAAGGATACCCAGATTACCCATGTATGGTATTTTCAAAATGATGAACTGGCGCGGGTGATTCTGCCGGTACGTTCAGCCGACTGGCGGACTTATTCCTCCAAACGGTTCCTGCCGCAGTGGGCCGGAGACTGGCGGGTTGTTGTGCTTGATGAGCAGCAGAATGAAATCGCCTCAATTCCTTTCCGGCTGGAATAGCCACAGCCATAAACAAAAAGGCGACCGTTTCTGGTCGCCTTTTTGTTTAATGATCAAGTTCGGCTATGGGCTTGGTTCAGTCTCCTGCAAGCAGTCCGAACGACGCAGGGGGTTACTTTTTCTTACGAGCTGCACGAGCCTTGGCCAGGTTGTCGGCCAGACCGCGATCAACAGCCATCTGCCGGCGGCTTTCAGAGTAATTTTTGGCGGCCAGGGACTGGGTGCGAGGAATATCAAACTGCTTGCGGTACTCGCTTGCACTCATCTCATGGGCTGTTTTGAGGTGGCGTGAAAGGGTTTTGAAGCCTTTGCCACAGATCATGCAAAAGATTTTGTCTTTACCGAAGGCTTTTTTTCTGCTGACTGCCGGGGACTCTTCCGCAACTTCAGCTGTTTCGATGGTCTCACCTTTTTCGAGAGCAGCAAGGGCTGAATGGACTTCGGTTAACTCGGTGATTAATTCGTCTTTTGACATTGGAGTCGTTGACGCGTGGGCCGCAATAATTTCAGCCGCCATTTCCATGATTGTTGCCATAAAAATATCCTCCTATCAGGTTAACTGGCAAAATTAATGTTCTTACAAACCGCTTTCTTTTAACAAGAAAGAGTATTTAAATAAAACAGATATAAATGCAAAAGCAAGAATAAAATAGGATTGTTGTTTGCTTTCTATTACTTCCTGTGTTGTTTCTGGTGAAACATGAGGGTAGCTTTTGGAAACATTTATTTGCAACGAAAAGGAAGTCGCAATGGATATAAGGCAGTCTTTGGAACAGTTTGAACTTCAGACTCTTTCGCCTGGAGCCTGCTTCAGTGTTCATAGCCGGGGAAGGAAATATCCTTCTAAAATCTGTTCAATAAGAACGGTTTTTCAGCATGATCGTGACCGTATTCTGCATTGTAAAGCGTTCAGGAGGCTGAAATATAAAACGCAGGTTTTTCTTTCTCCGGAAGGAGATCATTATCGAACCCGTCTGAGTCATACCCTCGAGGTTTCTCAGGTTGCAAGAACAGTCGCACGCGCCTTGCGTTTGAATGAGGATTTGACTGAAGCTATTTCCCTTGCCCATGATCTGGGTCATACTCCATTCGGTCATGCTGGGGAGCGTGCACTCAATGAACTTGTGCCGGGCGGATTTCATCATGCCAGGCAGAGCCTGCGGGTGGTGGAAACCTTGGAGCGGGACGGAAGAGGGTTGAATCTTACTTTTGAAGTCAGGGATGGTATCCGCAAACATTCCAAAGGGAAGGGCGGCCTACTTTCCCCGGGGCCTGATTATTGTGCAGCCACCCTGGAAGGACAGGTTGTTCGCCTGGCGGATATTATCGCCTATGTCAGTCATGATCTCGATGATGCCATTCGGGGGCAGGTGATTGCCCATGATGAAGTCCCTGGCACCATCGTCAAGGTGGTCGGCGCCCGTCATTCGACCCGGATCGATCGCATGGTTCGGGATCTGATTGGTGAATCCTTGCGTCAGGAGTGTTCCCGTATCAGTCTGTCTGCGGAGATGGAAGAGGCGATTCAGGAGTTAAGGACCTGGCTGTTCGGGCATGTTTATCAGGTGGATTGTGTTCAGGCAGAATTTTCCAAGGCGGCCCGGTTGTTGCGGGAATTGTATTGCTATTTCACGCAGAATGAAGACCGCTTTCTGTTCTATGGCGGACGGCGCCATCCGGGCGACCGGCTTGAGATATCGGTCGCCGATTTTATCGCTGGTATGACTGATCGCTTTGCTTTGTCTCTTTATCGTGAGCTGTTTTTACCACAGCCGTGGAAGAATATCTGATTTTGGGGGTCTTCAAAAGCTGCTATCGGGCGCTTGATAGCGTCGCTCGATTCATTTAATAATGTGTAGTAACTTATTGGAAATAATTGATAAATGCTTGACAGTTTTTAATCTTTATGCTAGTTTTTCTTCGGTTTCCTTGAAAAATCAAGGGGTTCCAGGGTTGGTTCGAGGATTTTATGGCGCATGTTGGTGACAGGGTTCTGGTTTTTCGACTCGGCGGGATCGGATTTATTCTTGATCTCAGAAGTGTCGTTGAAGTCCAGGGACCCCTATCCGCACAGCTTGATGTGAGTCGGAGTGATATCAACCAGGGAATTGTCGCGGCGATGGTGTTTCGTGGGGCCTGGCTACCCGTTGTCGACCCGGCCGCCAAACTGGGAATCCCCGCTGCGGTCAGAATGAAGGATCAAGTCGCTGTGGTGTTGAACAGTCTGGAAGGGAGTTGGGCTATTCTGGTCGATGCCGTTGATGAGTTGTCGGCAGCGGACAGCTTTGCCTCGTGTGACATCCCTTTTTTGCTGAAGGCTTCGGCCTGCAGCGGGTATTCGCAACTCAAATTGCGCAATGCAGAACCTTTTGTTGTCTTTGACCCGGAATTGTTTTACGGCAGTCCGGCCATGCAAGCATGAGCCGGTTTGGTCTTTTCAGCGCAGGGGCGTTGTCTTTTGCCATTCCGCTGTTGCAGATTAAAAAGATTCTCCAGGATAGTCGTTCGTTTGCCTTGCCTTGCCTGCCTGCGGCGGTGACCGGCGTTCTGGTTGACGAGGATCGGCCGGTTCCGGTTCTGGATGTCGAACTGCTGCATGATAACAGCACTTGTGGTGAGAAGTCATATCATTATCACGTTCTTGTCGAGTCGGAATATGGTACTCTTGCCTTGCCGGCAGATTTGTCCGTGAGAATAGTTTCTGAGCAAAAAGGAACGATCACGACAGCCTTAAAAGACTATCCCCCCTGGGTTGTTGGGATATTTTATTGTCAGGAAATGAAACATCTTATTTTGAACATCGATTTTTTGGCTATAGAGATGACCCAGGGATTCTGGCGTTCAACGTCTGAAGCCGATGCTGCGAGGAGACATCAATGACAAAAAAAATACTGTTGGCTGATGATAGTATTACCATCCGCAAGGTTGTCGGTATTATCTTTGCCACAGAAGATTATCAACTTTTGATGACTGATAACGGCGATGACGCGCTGAAAATGGTTCAGGATGAAGCGCCCGATCTGGTCATTGCAGATATTTCGATGCCGGGCAAAGACGGCTTTGAACTCTGTCGGGAGATTAAGTCAACTGCCGCTTCGGCGACAATCTCGGTGATGTTGCTGCCCGGGGCTTTCGACCATTTTGATGAAGCCAAGGCTGAAGAGGTCTATGCGGACGGCTGGCTGACCAAGCCTTTTGAGTCGCAGGCCCTGCTCGATAAGGTTGCCCAACTGCTGGCAGCAGAGCCAAGGTTGATGCCCGGCGTTGCCGGGGCACCGGTTGTTGAGGACCAAAGCAGCGACGAGGTGGTGGTCGATGATTTTGCCCTTGGTCTTGACGCTGTTGAGGATTTGGCTGAGGACGAGGCTGTGGAAGCCGCGGATTCGGCCGATGACCTCTGGGATTCTGTCTCTTTTGCCGACGACGAGCTTGAGGACGCAGGTGTTTCGGACTCCGACGAGGAACCTCTTGCCGATAGCGCCCCGGATCTGGACCTGTCCGCGGAAATTGCTACCGAAGAAGATCCTTTTGTCGAATCTGGTGCCGACGTTGATCCTTTTGTGGCCGATGTCGCACCTGCTCAAGCTGCGCCACCGGTCGATGCTGTTGCCCCTGTCGCTGAGGAAACCCCGGCTGCGGATACGGCAGAAGACGCTTTTTCCGCTTTTGACGAAGATGATTTGCCCCTGGATGATGCCGGGAATATCGATTTCGGTGCTCCGGAGAGCGATCTGCTCGATCTGTCCGCCGACGAGAATGATGCTGTGGATAGCGCGGACGAAGTCGATTTTTCACAATACTCGGATCCTGACAGCTTCGTGCCCGCAGCTGAATCCGAAGATGATTTTGTGCCGGAGACGGTGGACGAAGAGGTCTTCGAAAGTGATGCTCTGGAATTGCTGGAAGAAGATGTTGAGCCTCTGGAAGAAGAGGATGGCGATTTCTTTACCAGCGCAGTTGAACCTTCTGCTGAAGTGGAGACTGTCGAACTTGAGTCGAAATCGGAGCCGGAAGCTGCCCCCGTCGCTTTTGCCGTTGATGAAATGGTGAGCGCCCCGCCGGCCGAGTCGGCTCCGGAAGTGGCGGTCGCGGTTGAGGAAGAGCTTGAACCTGAACCTGCGGAGGAGATTCTTGATCTGTCTGAGGAAGAGATCCTGGACCTGTCCGAAGATGAGATTCTGGAGGACGAGGCCGGCAGCGTTTTTGCTTCCGTCGACACTGAGGCCTTTGCGCCGGAAGAGGAGACGACTGTCGAGGACGAGGAAACCTTCACCTTTGACAGCGAACCCGCCCTGGATTCTGCTATGGCGGAGGAGCCCTTCTCTGCGCCAGAAGAAATCTACGATCTTGACAGCGAAGTCGAAGAGGACGAGGTCGAGGCAGCAGAGACGGACAGTTTCTATCTTGACGAAACCGAGCCGGAACCGGCAGTTGCGTCGCCATTGTCATCTGAAGAGGTCGAAGCGGAACGCCCCGTGGTGGAAACCCCGCCGGCGGCACCGGTTGCCCAGCTTGAGCAGCAGTTGCGGGATCTTCCTGAAGAGGAGTTGAAAGAAATCGTCAGCAGGGTTGCTGCTCCCATTATCGAAAAGCTTGCCGGGGAACTGCTCGAGCAGATTGCCTGGGAGGTGGTCCCCGATCTTGCCGAAGTGATGATCCGTGAGGAGATCCGCAAGATCAAACAGGACACTGCCGAATAGGCTCCTGTTGCACAACGCTTCCTACCGGGGGAGCAGGGAAGGCTTGACTTCCTTGTTCCCCCAATTTATTGTCCCCGCAGTAATAGAAAGTGAAAAATCTTAAATAAATCCAACTTTGTATATCGAAGGGTTTCAGCAGCAATGAATACGCAACTGCCAAAAGGGTATGATCCGCTGCAGGTTGAACAAAAATGGTTCGCTACCTGGGAAAAAAGCGGAGTTTTTCACGCCGACGAGACATCGCTCAAGCCTCCTTATTCTATCGTTATCCCCCCTCCGAATGTCACCGGTGTCCTGCACATGGGGCATGCCCTGAACAATACCCTGCAGGATATCCTTTGCCGCTGGAAAAGAATGTGCGGCTATGAAGTCCTGTGGATGCCGGGAACCGATCACGCCGGGATTGCCACCCAGAACGTGGTTGAGAAACAGCTGGCTGCAGAAGGGAAAGATCGGCACGACCTCGGGCGGGACGCTTTTATCGAACGGGTCTGGAAGTGGCGTGAAGAATCCGGCGGGCAGATCATCAACCAGCTCAAAAGGTTGGGTGCTTCGTGCGACTGGGAACGGGAACGCTTCACCATGGATGAAGGCCTGTCCAAGGCCGTGCGTGAAGTCTTTGTCAAGCTCTACGAAGAAGGTCTGATCTACCGGGACAATCGGTTGATCAACTGGTGCCCGCGTTGTCACACCGCCCTGTCCGATCTTGAAGTTGAGCATGAGGATCGCAAAGGCCATCTCTGGCATCTGCGCTACCCCGTCATCGGGACCGACCGGCAGCTGATCGTCGCGACGACACGTCCCGAAACCATGCTTGGTGATACCGCTGTGGCTGTTCATCCCGAAGACGAGCGTTATCGGGATCTGATCGGCCAAAAGGTCCTGCTGCCGCTGGTCAATCGGGAGATCCCGATTATCGCCGATGAGTACGTTGATAAAGAGTTCGGCAGCGGCGCGGTTAAAATTACCCCGGCTCACGATTTTAACGACTTTGAAATCGGTAAACGGCACCAGCTTGAATTCATCAATGTCCTGGATGAATCGGGCCTGATCAACGAAAACGGCGGGGCCTATCAGGGGCTGGAGCGCTATGCCGCCCGTGACAAGGTGGTCGCCGATCTGCAGGAGCTGGGGCTGCTTGAGCAGGTTGAGGATTATGCCAACGCGGTGGGGGAATGTTATCGTTGCCGAACCACCATTGAACCCTATATGAGCAAACAATGGTATGTCGCGGTCAAGCCCCTCGCCGCCGAAGCGATCAAGGCCGTTGAAGAAGGGCAGACCAAAATCTTGCCCCTGCAGTGGGAAAAGACCTATTACGAGTGGATGTATAATATTCAGGATTGGTGTGTCAGTCGGCAGATCTGGTGGGGACATCGGATTCCGGCCTGGTTCTGTGACGAGTGCGGGGAGATCACTGTATCTCGTGAAGATGTCACCACCTGCAGCCACTGCGGCAGCTCTCAGCTGACCCAGGAAACCGATGTCCTTGATACCTGGTTCTCTTCGGCTCTCTGGCCGTTTACCACCATGGGCTGGCCGGAGCAGACCCGCACCCTGGAAAAATTTTACCCCACGGCCTGTCTGGTGACCGGCTTCGATATCCTCTTTTTCTGGGTTGCCCGGATGATGATGATGGGGCTTAAGTTCAGGGATCAGGTTCCGTTCAAGGAAGTTTACATCCATGCCCTGGTCCGCGATGGACAGGGACAGAAAATGAGTAAAAGCAAAGGGAACGTGATCGACCCCCTGACCGTGGTCGATGAGTACGGCGCCGATGCTTTCCGCTTTACCCTGTGCGCTTTTGCAGCCATGGGGCGCGATATCAAATTGTCTACGGAACGGATCGGCGGCTACCGGAATTTTGTCAATAAACTGTGGAACGCCAGCCGGTTTGCGCTGATGAATCTGGAAGATTTCGCGGCTGAGGGCTGTGCTCTCGATGGTGAGCAGCTGACCCAGGCTGACCAATGGATTCTGCAGCGTTTTGCCGCCGCCGCCGAAGGTGTCAATCAGGCCCTGGCGGACTATCGGTTTAACGAAGCGGCGTCCGTCCTCTACGCTTTTACCTGGCACGAGTTCTGCGACTGGTATGTCGAATTGAGCAAGGAGAGTCTCTACGGCGAAAATATCCAGGCTCGCCAGACCACCCAAAAAGTGCTGTTCTCAGTGCTGGAAGGGCTGCTCAGAATGCTTCATCCGATCCTGCCTTTTGTGACCGAGGAGATCTGGCATGCGTTGCCCGGAGAGCGTCCTTCGGCAACCATCATGACCGCCGCCTACCCGCAGGGAGCAATTATCGAAACCGATGCGGCCGCGGTTGCCGAGATGGAACTGGTCATGGATGTGATCAAGGCGATCCGTAATGTGCGTGGTGAGCTGGAGGTCCCGCCCGGCCGTAAAATCAAAGTTGTGCTCGATTGTAAGACTGCCGCGGCTCTGGCGGCCATACGGGCTGGTGAAAGTTACATCACTTCGCTGGCCAGGGTTGATGAGCTGGTTGCCGGAGTTGCTATTGAACATCCCCGTCAGGCGTCGACTCAGGTTGCCGGCGATGTCGAGGTGTTGCTGCCGCTCGCCGGGCTGATCGATATTGCCGAAGAAGAAGCCCGTCTTGGTAAAGAGATTGTCAAGACGCAAAAGGATGTCGATTTCTTTACCAAAAAATTGTCGAATCAGAAGTTTGTCGCCAACGCCCCCGCAGAGGTATTGGAGAAGGATCGCGCCAAATTAGCTGCAGCCCAGGAAAAGATTGCCATTTTGCAGCATAGTCTGGACAAGATTATCGCCTTGAAATAATTGCTAAAATGCCGTTTTGAACAACTTTTCCCGAGCTCTGGTATAGCAGAGGCGGGGGGTGAAGGGGGTGGTAGGCGAGACATTAGAAATTGTCTATGTATGGTTTTTTTTATTTAATTTTATAACGATGTTTAGTATACAGTATACGATTTAAAATTGTTACTGCAGGCTCTGCCGGCCTTCCATGGCGGGTTGTATCTGGCACCGAAAGGATGTCAA
The Pelobacter seleniigenes DSM 18267 DNA segment above includes these coding regions:
- a CDS encoding MucR family transcriptional regulator; translated protein: MATIMEMAAEIIAAHASTTPMSKDELITELTEVHSALAALEKGETIETAEVAEESPAVSRKKAFGKDKIFCMICGKGFKTLSRHLKTAHEMSASEYRKQFDIPRTQSLAAKNYSESRRQMAVDRGLADNLAKARAARKKK
- a CDS encoding chemotaxis protein CheW; protein product: MAHVGDRVLVFRLGGIGFILDLRSVVEVQGPLSAQLDVSRSDINQGIVAAMVFRGAWLPVVDPAAKLGIPAAVRMKDQVAVVLNSLEGSWAILVDAVDELSAADSFASCDIPFLLKASACSGYSQLKLRNAEPFVVFDPELFYGSPAMQA
- a CDS encoding chemotaxis protein CheW, producing MSRFGLFSAGALSFAIPLLQIKKILQDSRSFALPCLPAAVTGVLVDEDRPVPVLDVELLHDNSTCGEKSYHYHVLVESEYGTLALPADLSVRIVSEQKGTITTALKDYPPWVVGIFYCQEMKHLILNIDFLAIEMTQGFWRSTSEADAARRHQ
- a CDS encoding deoxyguanosinetriphosphate triphosphohydrolase translates to MDIRQSLEQFELQTLSPGACFSVHSRGRKYPSKICSIRTVFQHDRDRILHCKAFRRLKYKTQVFLSPEGDHYRTRLSHTLEVSQVARTVARALRLNEDLTEAISLAHDLGHTPFGHAGERALNELVPGGFHHARQSLRVVETLERDGRGLNLTFEVRDGIRKHSKGKGGLLSPGPDYCAATLEGQVVRLADIIAYVSHDLDDAIRGQVIAHDEVPGTIVKVVGARHSTRIDRMVRDLIGESLRQECSRISLSAEMEEAIQELRTWLFGHVYQVDCVQAEFSKAARLLRELYCYFTQNEDRFLFYGGRRHPGDRLEISVADFIAGMTDRFALSLYRELFLPQPWKNI
- a CDS encoding DUF2914 domain-containing protein, producing MLKHVFLLSIFLCCLSTPVLAAGLQVADAAITTAIENQMPVDRIETFPADYGKLFCFTRITGAEKDTQITHVWYFQNDELARVILPVRSADWRTYSSKRFLPQWAGDWRVVVLDEQQNEIASIPFRLE
- the deoC gene encoding deoxyribose-phosphate aldolase, whose product is MDLLSNPAALIDQTLLLPTATAGQIEALCEEAVEYGFATVCIPPVFVPLAADRLYGSTVGVCSVVGFPCGYNSSRQKVQEAADLVAAGAVEVDMVIALGPLLEGSLAQVEEEIAQVVLAAREGRVKVILECCYLTDPLIMRATEAAVRGGAAFVKTSTGFGPAGAVVADVQAMVTAAAGRIKVKAAGGIRTFDQYLQFVAAGAERIGTSAGTSIVKEWLARCV
- a CDS encoding valine--tRNA ligase; its protein translation is MNTQLPKGYDPLQVEQKWFATWEKSGVFHADETSLKPPYSIVIPPPNVTGVLHMGHALNNTLQDILCRWKRMCGYEVLWMPGTDHAGIATQNVVEKQLAAEGKDRHDLGRDAFIERVWKWREESGGQIINQLKRLGASCDWERERFTMDEGLSKAVREVFVKLYEEGLIYRDNRLINWCPRCHTALSDLEVEHEDRKGHLWHLRYPVIGTDRQLIVATTRPETMLGDTAVAVHPEDERYRDLIGQKVLLPLVNREIPIIADEYVDKEFGSGAVKITPAHDFNDFEIGKRHQLEFINVLDESGLINENGGAYQGLERYAARDKVVADLQELGLLEQVEDYANAVGECYRCRTTIEPYMSKQWYVAVKPLAAEAIKAVEEGQTKILPLQWEKTYYEWMYNIQDWCVSRQIWWGHRIPAWFCDECGEITVSREDVTTCSHCGSSQLTQETDVLDTWFSSALWPFTTMGWPEQTRTLEKFYPTACLVTGFDILFFWVARMMMMGLKFRDQVPFKEVYIHALVRDGQGQKMSKSKGNVIDPLTVVDEYGADAFRFTLCAFAAMGRDIKLSTERIGGYRNFVNKLWNASRFALMNLEDFAAEGCALDGEQLTQADQWILQRFAAAAEGVNQALADYRFNEAASVLYAFTWHEFCDWYVELSKESLYGENIQARQTTQKVLFSVLEGLLRMLHPILPFVTEEIWHALPGERPSATIMTAAYPQGAIIETDAAAVAEMELVMDVIKAIRNVRGELEVPPGRKIKVVLDCKTAAALAAIRAGESYITSLARVDELVAGVAIEHPRQASTQVAGDVEVLLPLAGLIDIAEEEARLGKEIVKTQKDVDFFTKKLSNQKFVANAPAEVLEKDRAKLAAAQEKIAILQHSLDKIIALK
- a CDS encoding response regulator; this encodes MTKKILLADDSITIRKVVGIIFATEDYQLLMTDNGDDALKMVQDEAPDLVIADISMPGKDGFELCREIKSTAASATISVMLLPGAFDHFDEAKAEEVYADGWLTKPFESQALLDKVAQLLAAEPRLMPGVAGAPVVEDQSSDEVVVDDFALGLDAVEDLAEDEAVEAADSADDLWDSVSFADDELEDAGVSDSDEEPLADSAPDLDLSAEIATEEDPFVESGADVDPFVADVAPAQAAPPVDAVAPVAEETPAADTAEDAFSAFDEDDLPLDDAGNIDFGAPESDLLDLSADENDAVDSADEVDFSQYSDPDSFVPAAESEDDFVPETVDEEVFESDALELLEEDVEPLEEEDGDFFTSAVEPSAEVETVELESKSEPEAAPVAFAVDEMVSAPPAESAPEVAVAVEEELEPEPAEEILDLSEEEILDLSEDEILEDEAGSVFASVDTEAFAPEEETTVEDEETFTFDSEPALDSAMAEEPFSAPEEIYDLDSEVEEDEVEAAETDSFYLDETEPEPAVASPLSSEEVEAERPVVETPPAAPVAQLEQQLRDLPEEELKEIVSRVAAPIIEKLAGELLEQIAWEVVPDLAEVMIREEIRKIKQDTAE
- a CDS encoding phosphopentomutase is translated as MFKRILLIVLDGVGVGALPDAATYGDQGAATLQHVAEASGGVCLPNLERLGLANIVPVKGLQPVDAPAGCWGKMAQKSAGKDSVTGHWELGGVVLEQPFSVFPEGFPPEIISAFSRIAGRPPLGNVAASGTEILRDLGEEHLATGRPIVYTSSDSVFQIAAHEDIISPATLYDLCRQMTSVLKPYNVCRVIARPFTGSCSDNFQRTCGRHDFPRKPDRPTLLQLLQSHGVYTCGIGKIRDLFAGEGLTEALTTRHNADGMEQTIAALAKINQGLVMTNLVDFDMLYGHRLDADGFADALEEFDGWLPKLYRSMQEDDLVIITADHGCDPTFPGTDHTREYVPLLAWSPSQVRPGPLGVRTTFADVGATIAQNFTIEFEQGTSFCSELLR